One genomic region from Nostoc sphaeroides encodes:
- a CDS encoding fructosamine kinase family protein — MWTQIDAQISQVTGEKFQSQQRRSVGGGCINQGYAISNGEITYFLKINQASQAAMFEAEAMGLKEMLATASIRVPNPLSWGVADNSSYIVLEWLELGSGNSNSWEEMGRKLAAMHKTSSSQGFGWKINNTIGSTPQINTWTADWTEFYIKHRLGYQFQLARRKGGNFPSSEKLLAAIPELLTHQVQPSLVHGDLWGGNAGCTNSGEPVIFDPATYFGDREVDIAMTELFGGFPAAFYQGYNKAFPLDPGYEQRKTLYNLYHILNHFNLFGGSYASQANRMIDQILR, encoded by the coding sequence ATGTGGACTCAAATAGATGCTCAAATTAGCCAGGTGACTGGTGAAAAATTTCAGAGTCAGCAACGGCGATCGGTTGGTGGCGGATGCATCAACCAAGGTTATGCTATCTCTAATGGTGAGATAACCTACTTCCTTAAGATTAACCAAGCATCCCAAGCTGCGATGTTTGAGGCTGAGGCAATGGGTTTAAAAGAAATGCTAGCAACAGCTAGTATTCGCGTCCCAAATCCTCTAAGCTGGGGTGTAGCTGACAATTCTAGCTACATCGTGCTGGAATGGTTAGAACTTGGTAGCGGTAACAGCAATTCGTGGGAAGAGATGGGGCGCAAGTTGGCGGCGATGCATAAAACTAGCAGTAGCCAAGGTTTTGGTTGGAAAATTAACAATACTATTGGTTCCACGCCCCAAATCAATACTTGGACAGCAGACTGGACAGAATTTTATATTAAACATCGCCTGGGTTATCAATTTCAGTTGGCAAGGCGAAAGGGAGGAAATTTCCCCTCTTCAGAAAAATTACTAGCTGCAATCCCTGAACTATTGACGCATCAGGTGCAACCTTCTTTAGTACATGGCGATTTATGGGGCGGAAATGCCGGGTGTACTAACTCAGGAGAACCAGTAATTTTTGATCCAGCAACTTATTTTGGCGATCGCGAAGTTGATATAGCCATGACAGAATTATTTGGTGGATTCCCCGCAGCATTTTACCAAGGTTATAACAAAGCCTTTCCCCTAGATCCAGGCTATGAGCAAAGAAAAACACTTTATAACCTATATCACATTTTGAATCACTTCAATTTATTTGGCGGCAGTTATGCTTCCCAGGCGAACCGAATGATTGACCAAATTTTGCGCTAA
- a CDS encoding M16 family metallopeptidase yields MTSTLRKLPRLNSPTLHQLPNGLTIIAEQMPVEAVNLNLWIKVGSAVESDSINGMAHFLEHMIFKGTERLASGEFERRIEERGAVTNAATSQDYTHYYITTAPKDFAELAPLQIDVVSNASIPDDAFERERLVVLEEIRRSEDNPQRRTFRRAMETAFDKLPYRRAVLGPESVIAELKPQQMRDFHTSWYQPQSITAVAVGNLPVEELIAIVAEGFTKLSRDTINRVTHSPLPTEQPFTEIVRREFVDESLQQARLVMVWRVPGMVQLDRTYGLDVLAGILGHGRTSRLVRDLREERGLVSSISVSNMSNQLQGTFYISAKCAVENLAEVEDAIAQHIRTVQTELVTESEIARVRRRVANRFIFSNETPSDRTGLYGYYQSLVGDLEPAFNYPDHIQSQDATDLMQAAKEYLSPDAYGVVVVKPL; encoded by the coding sequence ATGACTTCAACCTTGCGGAAACTTCCTCGCCTTAATAGCCCAACCTTGCATCAGTTACCCAATGGTTTGACAATCATAGCGGAGCAGATGCCAGTTGAAGCTGTAAACCTCAACTTATGGATTAAAGTTGGTTCAGCCGTAGAATCTGATAGCATTAACGGCATGGCTCACTTTTTAGAGCACATGATTTTTAAGGGAACAGAACGACTGGCTAGCGGCGAGTTTGAACGTCGAATTGAAGAACGGGGTGCTGTTACCAATGCTGCTACTAGCCAAGATTATACTCATTACTATATAACCACTGCCCCTAAAGATTTTGCCGAGCTTGCTCCACTACAAATAGATGTAGTATCCAATGCGAGTATTCCTGATGATGCTTTTGAACGGGAGCGATTAGTAGTTTTAGAAGAAATTAGGCGTTCAGAGGATAATCCCCAACGGCGGACATTTAGGCGGGCGATGGAGACAGCCTTTGATAAACTACCTTATCGCCGTGCAGTATTGGGGCCAGAATCGGTGATTGCTGAACTGAAACCCCAGCAGATGCGAGATTTTCATACTAGTTGGTATCAACCCCAGTCAATTACTGCTGTAGCTGTGGGCAATTTGCCTGTGGAAGAATTAATTGCGATCGTTGCTGAAGGATTTACAAAACTCAGTAGAGACACGATTAATCGCGTTACCCACTCCCCACTGCCCACTGAGCAACCATTTACAGAAATTGTCCGTCGAGAATTTGTAGATGAAAGTCTCCAGCAAGCAAGACTAGTGATGGTTTGGCGGGTTCCAGGAATGGTTCAGTTAGATCGCACCTATGGACTAGATGTTTTAGCAGGAATTTTGGGACATGGACGAACATCAAGGCTGGTGAGGGATTTACGAGAAGAACGGGGATTAGTTTCTTCAATTTCTGTGAGCAACATGAGCAATCAGCTGCAAGGGACATTTTATATTTCAGCTAAATGTGCAGTGGAAAATTTAGCAGAAGTAGAAGATGCGATCGCTCAACATATTCGCACAGTCCAAACTGAGTTAGTCACAGAGTCAGAAATTGCCCGTGTACGGCGGCGAGTAGCGAACAGATTTATTTTTAGCAATGAAACACCAAGCGATCGCACAGGGTTGTATGGTTATTATCAGTCTTTGGTGGGAGATTTAGAACCCGCCTTTAACTACCCAGATCATATTCAGAGCCAAGATGCAACCGACTTGATGCAAGCAGCCAAAGAGTATCTTTCCCCAGATGCTTATGGTGTAGTTGTCGTCAAGCCATTGTAA
- a CDS encoding cation:proton antiporter has product MLASVLWILMMGFFAGQLARRLVAPPLIGMILVGIILGPQVWNVISSDVLGAADELRTLAVMIILMKAGLGLDRDKLAQQGTVALRLGFLPAATEAIAIAITAMIIFKFDFPTALLLGCVIGAESPAVIVPGMLRLKSLGWGVTKGIPDAILTGSALSDVLLLLVFSLLLSFLGDGGVEQIVLPGGFTFTALQLLPFQIIMQILLGVLFGYLAARLLVSLLTKQNWTLNAVQDTVIAASLALFLVISAHALPYFSGYLAAMAMGFFLIELDAPLARRLRGGFDSLWIVAEIFLFVLLGATIQLQVLEKILLPGMIILAIGLLIGRMLGWYLSTLGSNWNWRERLFLLPGNSAKATVQAAIGAIPLSQGIAGGEIILAIAALSILITAPLGAWATMTFAPKLLTKGEVDPTKVTIATHTLLLAAVDTSSLATEVLTKVADLARRSNGEAIVLHVINTSNQQDIQQIKEQTKQLLSDIRYEFVTVTGAVPEEIIRIAQEYCVTAIVMGKRGHQPWEKVLIGSVSQAVLEASPIPVILL; this is encoded by the coding sequence ATGTTAGCTAGTGTATTGTGGATTTTAATGATGGGCTTTTTTGCCGGTCAACTTGCCCGTCGTTTAGTGGCTCCGCCTTTAATTGGCATGATTTTAGTGGGGATTATTCTTGGCCCCCAAGTTTGGAATGTCATCAGTTCAGATGTGCTGGGTGCTGCTGATGAGTTAAGAACTTTGGCGGTAATGATTATTTTAATGAAAGCTGGACTGGGGTTAGATCGAGACAAGCTAGCTCAACAGGGAACAGTGGCGCTACGTTTGGGATTTTTGCCAGCAGCAACAGAAGCGATCGCGATCGCAATTACCGCTATGATAATTTTTAAATTTGACTTCCCCACTGCGTTACTGTTGGGCTGTGTAATTGGCGCTGAATCCCCCGCTGTAATTGTCCCAGGAATGCTCAGGTTGAAAAGTTTAGGCTGGGGCGTGACTAAAGGAATTCCCGATGCAATTTTGACTGGTAGTGCTTTATCTGATGTGCTGCTATTACTAGTTTTCAGCCTACTGCTGAGTTTCTTAGGTGACGGAGGTGTTGAGCAGATTGTCTTACCTGGGGGATTCACTTTCACTGCTCTCCAACTGCTGCCGTTCCAAATTATTATGCAAATATTGCTGGGAGTATTGTTTGGCTATTTAGCAGCTCGTTTGTTAGTTTCACTATTAACCAAACAAAACTGGACTTTGAATGCTGTTCAAGATACTGTGATTGCTGCCAGTTTAGCTTTATTCCTAGTAATTTCCGCTCATGCATTGCCTTACTTTTCTGGTTATTTAGCAGCAATGGCTATGGGTTTTTTCTTAATTGAATTAGATGCTCCCCTAGCCCGAAGATTACGCGGCGGATTTGACAGTTTATGGATAGTAGCTGAGATTTTTTTGTTTGTTTTGTTAGGGGCAACTATTCAACTGCAAGTATTAGAAAAAATTTTATTACCTGGGATGATAATTCTGGCAATTGGTTTACTAATTGGTCGAATGCTGGGCTGGTATCTCTCAACTTTGGGTAGTAATTGGAATTGGCGCGAAAGATTATTTCTGCTCCCAGGAAACTCAGCAAAAGCTACAGTCCAAGCTGCCATTGGAGCAATACCCCTCTCCCAAGGAATTGCTGGAGGTGAGATAATTTTAGCGATCGCAGCTCTTTCAATTTTAATCACAGCACCATTAGGAGCTTGGGCAACCATGACTTTTGCTCCTAAATTACTCACCAAAGGCGAAGTTGACCCCACCAAAGTCACAATTGCTACCCATACCTTGTTATTGGCAGCAGTGGATACATCGAGTTTAGCCACAGAAGTTTTAACCAAAGTCGCAGATTTAGCACGCCGCAGTAATGGGGAAGCGATCGTCTTGCATGTAATTAACACTTCAAATCAGCAAGATATCCAACAAATAAAAGAACAAACCAAACAGTTATTATCTGATATCAGGTACGAGTTTGTGACTGTTACAGGTGCAGTGCCAGAAGAGATTATTCGCATTGCTCAAGAGTATTGTGTCACTGCGATCGTTATGGGCAAACGCGGACATCAACCTTGGGAAAAAGTGCTGATTGGCTCAGTATCACAAGCAGTCTTAGAAGCCAGCCCAATACCTGTAATCTTGCTATAA
- a CDS encoding potassium channel family protein — translation MLPSSESNYQPVEDSQTKLDQFLVCGLGSLGQHCVAVLKEYGAVVNAIDQEQPQHLEIPNLLSLLENLFIGDCRQSSVLEQANISQCQTVLLVTSNERVNIESAFAARLLNPQVRLVVRSDKQNLNELLSQTLGNFIAFEPNQISASGFALAALGDDNLGYFQLEERQFRVVKRQIKISDNWANKWRIHELNTLYRRVLNYANDSSPLPKEFHQWEPEATLNPGDTIIYIEVTEQLKSLKKIAPVPKYNWQQLWQEIVLGRTWKNLKNKIAYLLRTFSRYQSLRVAIICGITVLFLWCFGTIIYILNYPESNIIEAFYAIAVLLLGGYGDVFGGVNFKTPPETAESMPGWLRLFSLALTVTGIGFVGVLYALLTDALLSSRFQFFNNYQPLIPQKDHVVLIGLNRVGQRVAALLQEFKQPLVGISSTAINADFINKIPLIIDNIADALDKVNLANSKSVVVVTDDDMENLEIALMAYAKSPKTRVVIRTYDRYFRDNVARLFPYAQVICTSAISAEVFAAAAFGENILSLFNFDTQTILVVEYMIEAGDTLNGLLLAEVAYGYGVVPILYQSLRRSPVKFMPSDHTQLAVGDRLIVLANSHNLQQIERGEMFPRNWQVQIEKVLAQDAIFDGANEISIISGCNIGIARELMHNLPAPLPVALYKQQALLLVRRLSKLRVTAHLKPFVQDTN, via the coding sequence ATGCTGCCATCATCAGAAAGTAATTACCAGCCTGTTGAAGATTCTCAGACAAAACTAGATCAGTTTTTAGTTTGTGGGCTAGGAAGTTTGGGTCAGCATTGCGTTGCAGTACTAAAAGAGTATGGTGCTGTTGTTAATGCTATTGATCAAGAACAACCCCAACATTTGGAAATACCAAATTTATTAAGTTTATTAGAAAACTTATTCATCGGAGATTGTCGTCAGAGCAGTGTTTTAGAACAGGCAAACATTTCTCAGTGTCAAACTGTACTTTTAGTAACTAGTAATGAACGGGTAAATATAGAATCTGCCTTTGCGGCAAGGCTTTTAAATCCTCAAGTGCGCCTGGTTGTACGTTCTGACAAACAAAATCTCAATGAACTGTTAAGTCAGACTCTTGGTAATTTTATTGCCTTTGAGCCAAATCAAATTTCCGCTTCTGGCTTTGCTCTTGCAGCCCTTGGAGATGATAATCTCGGATATTTCCAACTGGAAGAACGCCAATTTCGGGTAGTAAAGCGTCAGATAAAAATAAGTGATAACTGGGCGAATAAATGGCGTATACATGAATTAAATACCTTATATCGTCGGGTATTAAATTACGCTAATGATTCATCTCCTTTGCCTAAAGAATTTCATCAGTGGGAACCAGAGGCGACATTAAACCCAGGTGATACGATTATTTATATCGAAGTTACAGAGCAGCTTAAAAGTTTAAAAAAAATTGCTCCTGTGCCTAAATACAACTGGCAGCAGTTATGGCAAGAGATTGTATTAGGTAGAACCTGGAAAAATTTAAAAAATAAAATAGCATATCTCTTGCGGACATTCTCTCGTTATCAGAGTTTGCGGGTGGCAATTATCTGTGGAATTACAGTACTTTTCCTTTGGTGTTTTGGAACAATTATTTATATCTTAAATTATCCTGAAAGTAACATAATAGAAGCATTTTATGCTATTGCTGTCTTACTTTTGGGAGGATATGGAGATGTCTTTGGCGGTGTGAATTTTAAAACGCCACCAGAGACGGCTGAAAGTATGCCAGGATGGTTGCGATTGTTTAGCCTCGCACTAACTGTAACTGGTATAGGTTTTGTTGGGGTTTTATATGCGTTGCTCACTGATGCTCTATTAAGTTCAAGGTTCCAGTTTTTTAATAATTACCAGCCATTAATCCCCCAAAAAGACCATGTTGTACTTATTGGGTTAAATCGAGTTGGTCAGCGAGTCGCGGCTTTGTTACAAGAATTCAAGCAACCTTTAGTGGGTATTAGTAGCACAGCAATTAACGCAGATTTTATCAACAAAATTCCACTGATTATTGATAATATTGCCGATGCTTTAGACAAGGTAAATCTCGCTAATAGTAAAAGTGTCGTTGTAGTTACGGACGATGACATGGAAAATTTGGAAATAGCTTTGATGGCATACGCTAAAAGTCCTAAAACTCGTGTGGTCATTCGGACTTACGACCGATACTTTCGTGATAATGTCGCACGATTGTTTCCTTATGCTCAAGTTATTTGCACCTCTGCTATTTCAGCAGAAGTATTTGCTGCTGCGGCTTTTGGAGAAAATATTCTCAGCTTATTTAACTTCGATACTCAAACTATTTTGGTAGTAGAGTACATGATTGAAGCTGGAGATACACTGAATGGATTACTATTGGCTGAGGTTGCCTATGGTTATGGAGTTGTACCAATTTTATATCAAAGTCTCAGGCGATCGCCTGTTAAGTTCATGCCTTCTGATCATACACAACTTGCTGTTGGCGATCGCCTGATTGTTCTAGCAAATAGTCATAACCTCCAGCAGATTGAACGAGGTGAAATGTTTCCTCGAAATTGGCAAGTACAGATTGAGAAAGTTTTAGCTCAAGATGCTATTTTTGATGGTGCAAATGAAATCAGTATAATATCAGGATGCAACATTGGCATAGCTAGAGAGTTAATGCATAATTTGCCAGCACCGCTACCAGTAGCATTATATAAACAACAAGCTCTATTACTAGTGCGAAGGCTCAGTAAATTAAGAGTTACAGCCCACTTGAAACCATTTGTTCAGGATACAAATTGA
- a CDS encoding voltage-gated chloride channel family protein, whose translation MKQLRQFEPFIALPHLIKWLPISVVAGIIAGIASAALLVSLEWATNWRESHRWIIALLPLGGFLSGWIYHQFGQTVEAGNNLLLEEIHNPKSVIPFRMAPLVLLGTDLTHLFGGSAGREGTALQMGASLADQLTKILHFKGANRRVLLTAGISGGFASVFGTPLAGTVFGLEVLAIGQIHYDALFPSLIAAIVGNQVTLLLGLHHTAYRHAPSIPTLTIWGLIAAIIAGTIFGIVARFFAKVTHKISHFFKSKISYPPMRPLIGGALIAAIVGLSGTTKYIGLGIPTIVDSFFTQLPPWDFAAKLGLTALTLGAGFKGGEVTPLFFIGATLGNALSLVLALPTPLLAGMGFVGVFAGAANTPIASTLMGIELFGLESGVFIAIGCVVSYLFSGHSGIYSAQRIRLSKYSAVYLEEGVTLANYGQPKIDLPDDSEERGSNSQE comes from the coding sequence ATGAAACAACTACGTCAATTTGAACCTTTTATTGCCTTACCCCATCTAATCAAATGGCTGCCTATTTCCGTTGTAGCTGGAATTATTGCTGGAATTGCTTCTGCGGCTCTTTTAGTATCATTGGAATGGGCAACTAATTGGCGGGAATCACATCGCTGGATTATTGCCTTGCTTCCCCTTGGCGGCTTCTTGAGCGGTTGGATTTATCATCAATTTGGTCAGACTGTAGAAGCCGGGAATAACCTTTTACTAGAAGAAATCCATAACCCCAAAAGTGTTATTCCCTTTCGGATGGCTCCTCTTGTTTTGCTAGGAACAGACCTTACTCATTTATTTGGAGGTTCAGCCGGTCGTGAAGGTACAGCGTTGCAAATGGGTGCTTCTTTGGCAGATCAGCTAACTAAAATATTACATTTTAAAGGGGCTAATCGGCGAGTTCTGTTAACAGCAGGTATCAGTGGAGGATTTGCTTCAGTTTTTGGTACTCCCTTAGCTGGAACCGTATTTGGTCTAGAAGTTTTAGCAATTGGTCAAATTCATTATGATGCTCTTTTTCCTTCTTTGATTGCTGCGATCGTTGGAAATCAAGTAACTTTGTTATTGGGTTTGCATCATACCGCATACCGACACGCTCCCTCTATACCGACGCTGACAATTTGGGGGCTGATTGCTGCCATTATTGCAGGTACAATCTTTGGAATTGTAGCGAGATTTTTTGCTAAAGTAACTCACAAAATTAGTCACTTCTTTAAAAGCAAAATATCTTATCCTCCAATGCGTCCTTTGATAGGGGGGGCGTTGATAGCAGCAATTGTTGGATTGAGTGGTACAACCAAGTACATTGGGCTTGGTATCCCTACTATTGTTGATTCTTTTTTCACCCAGCTACCTCCTTGGGATTTTGCAGCAAAATTAGGTCTAACTGCTCTAACTTTAGGAGCAGGTTTTAAAGGAGGAGAAGTAACACCTTTGTTTTTTATTGGTGCAACTTTAGGTAATGCTTTGTCGTTAGTTTTGGCATTACCTACACCACTGTTAGCAGGAATGGGATTTGTGGGTGTGTTTGCGGGTGCAGCAAATACACCTATAGCATCAACCTTAATGGGAATTGAATTATTTGGTCTGGAATCGGGAGTATTTATTGCTATTGGCTGTGTAGTAAGCTATTTATTTTCAGGTCATTCAGGAATTTACTCTGCACAACGTATTCGGTTGAGTAAATACTCTGCTGTATATTTAGAAGAAGGGGTGACTTTGGCTAATTATGGACAACCAAAAATTGATTTACCCGATGATAGTGAAGAAAGAGGAAGTAATTCTCAGGAATAA
- a CDS encoding zinc metalloprotease HtpX: MTNQLKTAALLAALSGLLIAISYWVIGGSSGLIIGIGLAAVTNLFSWYQSDKIALAVYQAQPVSEGEAPGLYRMVQRLSDRANIPMPRVYIVPSLGANAFATGRDPEHAAVAVTEGILKILPEDELEGVIAHELTHIINRDTLTQAVAATVAGAISFLAQMVSYSLWFGGGSRDDNKGANPLGVLLTVMLAPVAATIIQLAISRTREFSADAGSARLTGNPRALARALQRLEASAKQMPLNANPAYEPLLIINSISGQFMGNLFSSHPATEVRVAALLKLEQQLSTTV; the protein is encoded by the coding sequence ATGACAAATCAATTGAAAACGGCTGCTTTGCTAGCTGCATTAAGTGGTCTTTTAATCGCAATTAGTTACTGGGTAATTGGCGGTTCTAGTGGCTTGATAATAGGGATAGGTTTAGCAGCAGTAACAAACCTATTTTCCTGGTATCAATCAGATAAGATTGCTCTGGCAGTATACCAAGCCCAGCCGGTGAGTGAAGGGGAAGCACCAGGACTTTATCGGATGGTGCAGAGATTAAGCGATCGCGCTAACATTCCCATGCCTAGAGTTTACATTGTTCCAAGCCTTGGTGCAAACGCCTTCGCTACAGGGCGCGATCCAGAACACGCTGCTGTGGCTGTCACCGAAGGCATTTTGAAGATATTGCCAGAGGACGAACTTGAAGGCGTTATCGCCCACGAACTTACCCACATTATTAATCGTGACACCCTGACACAAGCCGTTGCTGCTACTGTTGCTGGTGCAATCTCATTTCTAGCGCAAATGGTTAGTTACAGCTTATGGTTTGGCGGTGGTTCACGAGATGACAACAAAGGTGCAAATCCTTTGGGAGTTTTATTAACAGTAATGCTTGCGCCAGTGGCTGCAACGATTATTCAGCTAGCAATTTCGCGCACACGAGAATTCTCTGCTGATGCAGGTTCAGCTAGATTAACTGGTAATCCCCGCGCCTTAGCTAGGGCACTACAACGTTTAGAAGCATCAGCAAAACAGATGCCTTTAAATGCTAATCCAGCTTATGAGCCGTTATTAATTATTAATTCTATCTCTGGACAGTTTATGGGTAACTTATTCTCTAGTCACCCTGCTACAGAGGTGCGAGTTGCAGCATTACTGAAACTAGAGCAACAACTGTCAACAACGGTTTAG
- a CDS encoding LL-diaminopimelate aminotransferase, translated as MATINDNYLKLKAGYLFPEIARRVNAFAEANSNAKIIRLGIGDVTEPLPEACRTAMIKAVEEMGDRNTFKGYGPEQGYAWLREKIATQDFQARGADIDASEIFISDGSKCDTGNILEIFGHDNTIAVTDPVYPVYVDTNVMVGNTGDANDKGEFEGLVYLPITADNNFIAEIPSKKVDLIYLCFPNNPTGATATKEYLKAWVDYAKANNSIIFFDAAYEAYITDPSLPHSIYEIEGARDVAIEFRSFSKNAGFTGTRCALTVVPKTLNGIAADGSDVELWKLWNRRQSTKFNGVSYIVQRGAEAVYSQEGQAQIKGLVNFYLENAKIIREKLTAAGLSVYGGVNAPYVWVKTPNGLSSWEFFDKLLQTVNVVGTPGSGFGAAGEGYFRISAFNSRENVEEAMKRITEKFKV; from the coding sequence ATGGCAACTATTAACGACAACTACCTGAAACTGAAAGCGGGTTATCTGTTTCCAGAAATTGCTCGGCGGGTGAATGCCTTTGCAGAAGCCAACAGTAATGCTAAAATCATCCGGCTGGGCATTGGTGATGTTACCGAACCTCTGCCGGAGGCTTGCCGCACAGCGATGATTAAAGCTGTGGAAGAAATGGGCGATCGCAATACCTTCAAAGGTTACGGCCCAGAGCAAGGCTACGCTTGGTTACGGGAGAAAATTGCAACTCAAGATTTCCAAGCACGGGGAGCCGATATTGATGCTTCCGAAATCTTTATCTCCGACGGTTCCAAATGCGACACTGGCAATATTCTGGAAATCTTTGGACATGACAACACTATAGCCGTTACTGACCCAGTTTATCCGGTATATGTAGACACTAACGTTATGGTGGGTAATACGGGAGATGCCAACGATAAAGGCGAATTTGAGGGCTTAGTTTATTTACCAATTACGGCTGATAACAACTTCATTGCCGAAATTCCTTCAAAGAAAGTAGATTTAATTTATCTCTGCTTTCCCAATAACCCCACTGGCGCAACTGCAACCAAGGAATATTTGAAGGCATGGGTGGACTATGCCAAAGCTAATAACTCGATTATTTTCTTTGATGCAGCCTACGAAGCTTATATTACCGATCCATCACTTCCTCACTCAATTTATGAAATTGAAGGTGCAAGAGATGTTGCGATCGAATTTCGGTCTTTTTCCAAGAATGCAGGTTTTACAGGAACTCGTTGCGCCTTAACCGTGGTACCGAAGACACTCAATGGAATTGCCGCCGATGGTTCCGATGTGGAACTATGGAAACTCTGGAATCGCCGCCAGTCTACCAAGTTTAATGGTGTTTCTTATATTGTCCAACGGGGAGCCGAAGCGGTTTACTCCCAAGAAGGACAAGCGCAAATCAAAGGATTGGTGAATTTTTATCTAGAAAACGCCAAAATTATCCGCGAGAAACTCACAGCCGCCGGATTATCAGTTTATGGTGGCGTGAATGCACCTTACGTTTGGGTGAAAACTCCTAATGGTTTATCCAGTTGGGAATTCTTTGATAAGTTGCTGCAAACTGTCAACGTTGTCGGAACGCCTGGTTCTGGCTTTGGGGCTGCGGGTGAAGGTTACTTCCGCATTTCGGCGTTTAACAGCCGGGAGAATGTTGAAGAGGCGATGAAGCGGATTACTGAGAAGTTTAAAGTGTAG
- a CDS encoding Uma2 family endonuclease, with amino-acid sequence MTAAIPVFKAVSRMQLAPGSTVTIPDVSWQEFESILEELGEKRTTRIAYSQGTLEIMAPLPEHEIPKDLISDIVKILLKAKDIRYQPFGSTTFKRQGVAGVEPDACFYIQNYQQMIGHRRLQPDDPPPDLAIETDVTSKTTLDAYEAIGVPELWVYDSGNLSIYLLKEGKYIKSNTSPNFADIAITEIIPAAVERSWQVGSFQALKELEAMI; translated from the coding sequence ATGACTGCTGCTATACCCGTTTTTAAAGCTGTTAGCCGGATGCAGTTAGCACCTGGTAGCACGGTGACAATTCCTGATGTTAGCTGGCAAGAATTTGAATCTATTTTAGAAGAATTAGGAGAAAAAAGAACTACCCGAATTGCCTACAGCCAGGGTACTTTAGAAATTATGGCTCCTTTACCAGAACATGAAATTCCCAAAGATTTAATTTCTGATATTGTCAAAATATTGCTGAAAGCTAAAGATATCAGATATCAACCTTTTGGTTCCACCACTTTTAAACGGCAAGGTGTAGCAGGAGTTGAACCTGATGCTTGCTTTTATATTCAAAATTATCAACAGATGATTGGCCATCGCCGCTTACAACCTGATGATCCACCACCAGATTTAGCGATTGAGACTGATGTCACATCGAAAACTACTCTTGATGCTTATGAAGCCATTGGAGTCCCAGAATTATGGGTTTACGATAGCGGAAATCTTTCTATTTATTTGCTGAAAGAGGGGAAATATATAAAATCTAACACCAGTCCTAATTTTGCAGATATAGCTATTACTGAGATTATCCCTGCTGCTGTGGAACGTAGTTGGCAAGTAGGAAGTTTTCAAGCTTTAAAAGAATTGGAAGCGATGATTTAG